TTCCAAACTGAATCCCTGATTTCACAGACTTTTCCACCAACCTGCACCATAATCAGCTTCCTGGTTTTAGGTATGTTGGGGTCTGGGTACTCCTCTCCGAAGCAGAGCTCAATCTCATAAGAAGGTGAAGGTCCCTTCCCCTGTAAACACTTCTGGAGCTCTGTACACAGACATTTTATATTGGAACAATCTGATTTGATCATACAGACATATTGCCTCTTTGTATAGAGCAATAATGTAAGCAACAAAGTGTCCCAAACAATCAGGCTCTCTTAAGATTTATACGACTTACTGGTAGCTTATGAATTCAAACTGCTTTTTAGTGGCTCTTACTTCATTTTTcattgtgtgtatgcatgcactGCCTTACCATTAAGGAAGGTGGGTATATCGAGCAATTTGAAGGTCTTTTCTCGCTCAAGTTTGTTGGGCCGATCAGTGTGTTGGGCCATGGGACCACTCCAGTACACCCTGCCCTGGCAGAATCGCTTGATGAACACCCCATCTGGGGCCACCCATAATAGCACACCCCTCTCCAGATGACAAAGAAGGCGGTTCATTGCTTCAGCCATGCATGATGGCAGAGATACAGAGCCTGGGGAAGGGAAGCAGAGCTGCTGGGCAGTGCAAGTCCCGTAGATCTGGGAATTTCCCAAGGGGATGCGGCCCTGCAGGATGAAGCACCCATCTGGGCTCCTGGTGGTCACATTCATAACCCTCTGGCCCTGGTACAGCAACGTCACCTGCATACGAAGGTCtgtacacacaaaacacaacttgtGTTCCAGGTAATACAATGCAAGGGCCAGTGACATGTTACGTTTTATTGTGCATAATCTCACAAATGTACCTGATATAGTGAGTGTAGGGATGAGGAAGATTGCAGGAGCAGGTCTCTGATTTAGAGTTTTTGCCCCTGTGAGCTCACAATACATGTGCTCCCTCATCAGATCATCTAAAGCAGCATAGAGACATTATTCAATTAGTACTTTCTCAATACTGTATGTCCATTGtaacattgcattacattacagttaatctagctgatgcttttgtccaaagcgatttaCAATAATTGCAAACACAGGGAGTTACAgttctgttgttgttattaaatctaaattcacaagtacaATTCCAACCAACATCTCGATGTGGGCCCAAGATGAGGCAGCATTTAGGTCCTATTAGAGGGATTAAACCCTCATGAATGGCTAGTGGTAGGTGAGGTAGCAACCACTAGTCTACATCCAGCCTATGAAGTAATCAGTCAGTAACCagattcacaaacacaaaacaacaacaacaagactgAGTCAGCGGCCATGCTGGCAACtctgctagcagctctgtgagtcTAACACATTTCATGGCATTCATCACAAAGGTTGTTGAGagatttcactcaaaaccagaATAGTGAACTCGGCAGAGCTAAAGgtaaagtcagaggatcatACGTGTGGCCAACCTTGGCTCTTTTACCAACCCATATGGGTAACCACTGACCCATATGAGGTAGATGAAAAATGCATCAGGCTCTGTTTGGATTGCTCGGCCAAAACAATACTATGCCCACATGGATATTTTGACAGGGATGATGAACATTTGTTGACTTGATCCTTATTGTTTCATATTCTATGCTTTGAATCCTCCATTACATTATATAGAACAGAATCAGTGCATGTGTCACACTCACCAGTCAGTGGTTTTACTTCTTCTTTACTTGCGTAAAATGATTCCTTTTGACAAGGAAGctacaaaaacagaaaccaaaATTAGGTAAACccatattttttttaagtaaaatcaTATCAGTTTAAACTGACTTCCCCCCCAACACCCCAAACATTCCCTGCTGCTACAACATGTTGGTCACCGCAGTGTAAAGTCCTCTTCAGATTTGGAGAGCACAGAAAAATGCTTCCACTAATAAAAAGTCCATCAAAGcaagtaaataaacaaacaatgacaTGGCTAAGCCCCCTGTACATCGCAGACTCTTTGGTGAGTCATAGTGGTagttttaaaaaggacaaacaaaTCTGAACGGGAGACAAAATGTTCCTGCGCTAACCTTTTCAATGGGAACgtctcttttttgttgttgttttacttaTGCCATTAAATTCTTATTTCCATCTGTTTCaattccaaacactgacaaaaaaaaaaagaaaagaaaaaagaagcccATAAATAATAAGCCTATTTATAAGAAACTGGTACACTCACACTGTGTTGTTAACATGAAGTATTTAGCAAGGACATcgctaaattaataaatgtatgctTATTCACTCTAAGTTTTTAAGCTCACCTGTTTGTCCAGAAGTCCCGGGGTCCTTGGAGAACTCTTAGCCTGGTTGATCACTTGATCAATTATCTTGGGAGACTCTGAGGAGAGCAACAAGTGGGAACAAAAATGAGAGCAAATAAAAGATAACATAAAGAGGccattgacaaaaaaataaaattattatattgGTCAAAAGCTGGAAGAATGATTAAAAGGTCattatataaatacaacatgtcagtcttgttttatttgcttcatttacctttttgttttcttataatAGTGCACAGAGGAAACCACTGTTTAATAAATAAGATGATATGAAAGGAAAGGAGCAGCTGTCTTCAGTTTTACCTGCTGGCCTGGATGGCCCATTGTCATGCTGGATAAGGTAGACTTTATAGGGTTCAGTGATGTCCAGCTGGTTGCGTTCAGGGACCTCCCTGAAGTCTGTGCTCTTGTTGAGTGCACAGCGGAGGCGGGTCTTCCACATGGTGGGGTCAGCTTTATCCCTCCCCTCCCTGTACTTGCCCTTGTATACAGCCCATGCCTGAATGTGAAGATGATTAGATGATTacgcataaataaataatacataatttaatgtaaaaactGTAGTCGCGAACTACTggttacacatatatatttcaaCAAGTGGACACTATTTTGTTAGCAATTAATTTATTAGCAGTATCACTTTCTTGTATGTATCcctgaaatatatattgttcTGGTCTGGATTATCTTTAATATAAGCAGAGCAGAAAGCAGCAAACTGACTGTGTACTGTAAGAAAATCAGTAGTTAtgtcatgttaaaaaatattggtcacatattttctcattttggaTGCAGGCTAATCTATTTGTCACTCAaccaaattatttaaataaataggaAACACTGTTGTCTCATGGAAATGTGTAACAGATCAGGATTAGGATGGCATTTTAATAGCACAGAGCAGCGAAGAAGTGACCTACAAAACATTCCTtctaaaaatcaaaaaaatTGTGAAGGAAATTAGAAGTAAGAAAATACGCACTTGTGATATATACGTATATTTTACGTACTAATATGAAGGCTACATTATAAACCCGTTTCTGAAGTGAGTAGCTCAACAATGTGCAAAggttttaggttttttttatcaatcaaTGTATGGaccttaaacaaattaatacatttagtcAAAACGGGAAATATTGGTTTATAGTCGACCAGTGTTCCTGAATCAACTTATTTCTCCTAATAAATTCCAGACATGGTAAAACAATTTATTTGACCATAActttcacaacatgttttttttaatataaaacagtaCCGACCTTGAAGAGAGCTGCGTCTTCCGTCTGCTTGTAGTCCTTCTTGGCTGCGTGCTTCCACGGAATCCTGAACATAGATTTGTCCTCATCTTCCCAGCCCAGTCCTTCATATTTCCCACTCTCTATCTGATCTATTAGCCACTCTTTCATGTGCATCTTAGCTTCCATCTTCAACACACACTGGGGTCTCACAGGAACAAATCTTCACTTTCCAAACGTCTGAGATGCATGTGCAAAGTGGCTCGAGCACAGTGTAATCACGTTTCCACCTCGCAAGCGGAAAAAAAAACTATGTATCAATACTTCATTCTGATGCTGCTTAAGCTTGTAACATTAATTTCATAATGATTTAGCCTGATAATATAATGcagttcataaaaaaaaaaatgtagacAAACAGACCTCAAACTTGAATGCAGAAGTCGTCACTAAAATTAAGTGCGCTCTTGGAAGAGAAAGCGAAAGCTTAGAGCTCATTTGATACTTTCGGTTTCCTCCTAGCAGAGAAAGTTTAATCATCTCCTAGTAAGGTGTATGAGGGAGGGTGACAAACAAGCATGTCACTGGATCATTGGAAAGACTGTCTTcaagtaaaaataattaataaacacatGTATGCTGCAAAtgctatgtttttgtttggattaGAGTGAATTTGACTGAACCAGAAGGCAAAACAAAGCTTGACTATTAAAAGCAGACTAAATGAATGACAGCTAACCTTCATGGTCTACAAAACTGTGAGAAAAAAAGTTGTTGGAAAATGCTCTTTGCATGTGGGCAGTACAGCCCCAGTAAGCATTATTAATCACATAGAACAAAATGAAGCACGCAGACATACAGCTACCATACCGAAACGTTGGTGTGAAAATGAAAGTATGTAGGTGTAAGGGATTTTTTTGAATCTTATgaactccacctcctccatgCAGGCGTTATGGTGCTGACTGAATGTGTATCCGTTTCTTCAGCTCAGGTAATAATTGTGAGCAGGCCAACAATACAAATCCAAAGTTCAGATCGATAAGACATAGTTATAAAAAAGGGCTTAACGacgtgtaaacaaacacacagtacagtttCCACCCAGCAGAGGGCAGTGTAAACCTGTGTTGCTGCTTACTTCTGCACAAAGTGAactgttttgttatttaatcaACCAAGCAACTTTGTACTAGAGGCAGAATATGTCATGAAATATGAAGCATTTCTGTGTTGCACCTTCCTTCATACATGATGTTTCATGTATGAAGGAAGGTGCAACACATCCAGCGTGTTATTAAAATCCAAGGCTCGTGTAGTATTAGTGAAAGGACCCAATCATCTTCATAACAATGCCAACaataataaatgacaaagacaaatgaaTAATTAGCACATGTATtggattaaaaatgtaaaataaattgtcTCATGTCTGCACCAAATATATCTATAAATGGCTTTATAGTAGACATGACATACAGAACCCGTGCTATACATTAAAAAGCATGTGCAAacatccacccacccacccaaagacaaaaacacatccACCTCACAGGCATAAACcactaacacagacacacactgtacctCAACATAAACCTGAGAAAACAaaggttttcagtttgtttttgcaCATGGAAAGGAAACACACTCAGACTGATCTCAGGTCAGCAGACATCCAatctaatgtaaatgtattaacatCCAGCAGCTACAATCCAAGCAAGTAGTTGTGCGGGACTGTGTCGAGAACACCAGCGTGTCGATTTAATTCTGCTCTTCAACCAGATTAAACAACACACCTCAAGGTggtttttgttgcttttctcccAGTTTATTGTTGCAACCAGTTCAGCAGTAAAACATGGTTGAGACATTGGAGTACACTGTAGAACATCTTAGCCAGCTCTCAATAAATAGACCTTTTAAATACGACAGATTGTATTACAGCAGAGGAATATAAACCTGAAAACGTCTAGCACACAAAATAAGATGCTTCGTACaacgctctctctttctgacaGTTCAGCTGATTGTTGCTTTAAACATGTGAAGTATGTAGACATTTAAACAGGTCCAAGTTGTCAAAAAATGGCCTATTGCCATCAGTGTGCATGAACACGTGAGGCGCATTGAGTGTGAACTCAACGCTCGTGTCAAAGTAGTTTTCCGTcaactttgttttcatttcctcaGAGTTTGTGTGTACTATCGTGTGAAAGAAAACCGGCAGCATTACATAcaggagaaaaaacacaaacccaAGTGACATTCTAGGAAATAAATACACTTCTTgctttgtttgaaaaaaaattATTTACACAGTATTGTACATAGAAGAAATTCAGAACATCCATTCGAGTCTCTCagtcataaaaatatatatatatttatatataataaaatctACAGTAAAAGAATCAACTACAATAAcaagtattaaaataaacaaaagattGCTGACTGTGGatgaatatacagtacaatCACTGCTTTTAATGTCTCGTATACACAGTAGAAAGCACaaacgtgagtgtgtgtgtgcgtgtttgtttgtgcgtgtgtgtgcacttgtgtgcGAGGAGTCTAAAATTGAATGAAATTCCCGTTTTGCCACACAACATCGTGTTTACTTCAGGGCAACCTTTAAAAACGAAACGAGAGTACCCTCCACACAGGAGACGGTCTTCACCTCTCAGAACGTTCATTAAATACATGtactggatttgtttttaatccatTCTCGATGTTTCAAATGGTGCCTGACAGCAAGAAGAAGCCCTTTCTACTCATGTGAgcgtgcatatgtgtgtgtcttgatgTGAACGCTGACAGCCTAGTGGCAGCCACAAGCTCTGACCACCATGTTGCGGTATTTCTTGAGGATGACGTTGGAGCTGTCATCGAAGTAGAGCACTGAGATGGCGTGGAGCTGTGTGGGGGCGCAACAAGGCTTAGGAACCGTCTCCGGGTTAATAAAATGAACCTGGGAAGAAAAGAGGgagtttaaatgttaaattcgTCATTACACCACAAACTAATATTgacaaaaggaaatgaaaaggatGCATCACACAGGGTCATACACTGAATCTACAGTACTGTGGAGAAAAAAGCAGTCTTTAAAAAGGTTGACCTTATCCTGTGTCACATCACGGATGATTGTACACTCAAAAATACAATCTGCAACCGCTTTGGATTATTAAATACAGTAGTTTCAAAAAGCGACTACATTGCCTTGACAGTTGATGAGATGATTAGACTCTTAACATGACGGCTGGGTTTATGTTCCCTGCTTTCACGGTTACTCACAAGGGTTTGCACAATGGCATGGTTTGTGGCGTTCATGTAGGAGTTCAGCGGGAAGGCACACTCTCCCTCGCAATAGTACGCCGCATATCCTTCTGGAGCGATGATCCAGTCCTGAGAGTGAGGGAGACGGAGATACATTTAGGTTTGTACAAGTGGGAAATCCAAAGATATTTGATTTACTCTAAtagaatacaaacaaaaacctgaatgtatttacatttgagaaactggaaccaGTGGTATTTATACTtgaaaaacactgaaatgaTTAATAGATCATTGCTAATTACTCTTTCTGTCattcgactaattgattaacttactaattgattaattgtatcagttttcaatgtattttttaaCATAATCAGCCTGTATGTAGCTTGAAAGACAAAAACCAGGGCAACAAAGATATATAAGAGGACACCTTTTGGAGAGACTTTAAGTGTAACAGACTTGTTCCCTGTCGCAATAACAACTATGTGCTCAAGTCGTACGTGGACTGATTCCAGTGTGCCATTATGAAGGATACTGGGATAAGACTTGCAACCAGGAGCGTCTGATTTAGGCTTCAATTGGGCCGAGCAAATTCGGGCTACCTGGGAGAGGAATGCTTTCCGTACCTGCCACCCCAAGTCTCTGAAACTGACGTAGAGCTCGTGCTTCTTGCACGCCTGCTTCTGATCAGTACTGCTGTTTTCTGAGGAaaaagacagacggacagagagagagagagagattatacTTCAACACATGTGCAATTATCCCATTCAGCTACAAGAGTAACTATTTACTGTAGTCAGACCCTAGTTAGACAGAGGATGATAAGGAACAGACATAAACACCTCCAGGATCCTCATATGAAGCAgtaacatttaaacaatgacTGAAGGAAAGCACCTCCACATACAGCAGCAGTTTTGGTAATTGTTTCAAATGAATGAACCACCCTGCTTAGAGACTCACTCTGCTGGGCTTTGAGTTTCCACTGGATGAAACAGATGTGCACGCAGACTAGGgtccctccccccccctttttttttcataaCTCAAGTCTTAATatattctctctcccttttcttcgctcatttcaacatttctgtTCCCCTTTACCCCATCTGCGCaatatgttttctatttaaTGCTATCTCTCTCGCTTCCTCTGGTGACCTCTGGGGCTCTGTGGTACATTAGTTTCTGAGAAGGGTTCAAGTTGGAAATGATCATGAGCGACTGGTTCTCATCATTCAGTTAGAGACCGCTGGTATCCAAAGTTCCAAACAAGCCCATTTGGCCCATGTGTCGTGGCCCCCGTTGCCCCACAGCACACTGCAGATGTGTTCTGCCATAAAAGCCTGCTCTGCCTTACCTCCATGCAGGGAACTTGGCCCCGACTGCTCTGTAATgcttgtgtaaataaataaagacagcaGAGGGACATTTGAAGCTCAGGCATTACGGTCTAGTGTTTCAGCGCTTCGCATAAACACAGCCCTCTCACACCTCTGAAACAAAGGCCCCGAGTATGCATTGCATGTTTTGTCGTGCGAGAATCACATCAATTCCAACGGCATACTTTTTGTCGGTCCGgatatattgtgtatttgtgtttgcgtGTCAATGAGTACACATTATACGAGTTAGAGGATTCCAATCATCTGTGTCCCATTCCGTGGATTCCTCACATAGTCAACAAAAAAGCCCGATCAAACCAGGGGGGTCGACTCAACACAATGGCATGAACCAGCACTGGCTGTAtaaacaacacatacacacacacacacacacacacacacacacacacacttggcgTGTTTACCTGCAACGTTGGCCACTCTCAGTGCCTCTTGGCTCTTTGTCCCTTTGGAGCGGTTGGGGTTTCGCTGTTTGGCCCCTCCTTGCGCTGAGCGGATGCTTCGCAGGTGCACCTCAGTGGCTTTGAAGAAGGCCACCATGAAGGGCTGTTTATTCTGAGGCCCACTGCGACCAATCAGCCCTGCCACACGAGGATTGATGCTCTCTCCTgtagggggagacagagagaaccgTACAACAGGTGAAATTTAGATTTGATTCATACAGGGCGATACACAAAGAGAAAGGGAATGCTtttgaaatcaaataaatgtgttccCACTTGGCGTCCCTGTGTTTCGAGtttattttgcatgtgtgtggtcCTCGCCGTCCTCACTGCGACAAACCTTTGTCTGTTCTACAAATGAAATTTCCCTCTTTGaattcatttcccttttttctcatCGCTTCACCACCTCTGAAATGCCAAGAACAAACGTAGCACTGAACATCTAAGCCTctctacttgtgtgtgtgtgtgtgtgtgtgtttgtgtgggtgtgttggtGCATGCTCGTGCCTGCGCTCTCCAGCAGTGTCTATAGAAGAATGTGTGTCTGATCGCCGTTATGTGGTAAATCAAGGCTTCTGTTCGTCGTTGGCGACGGGATGTCCCATGTGCCTGTCTGTGCATGCTCACCCATAACCCTTTCATACGCAAACACACGCTCGTGGATACAGCCTCTCCAGCACTCCCCTCACACAACATGAAAGCAATACACTGTCTGTTTTCCTCAGCTAACATGTAACATCCTGCCATCCTGCGAGAGATAGTATTCTCAAACACG
This window of the Cottoperca gobio chromosome 7, fCotGob3.1, whole genome shotgun sequence genome carries:
- the irf10 gene encoding LOW QUALITY PROTEIN: interferon regulatory factor 10 (The sequence of the model RefSeq protein was modified relative to this genomic sequence to represent the inferred CDS: inserted 1 base in 1 codon) is translated as MEAKMHMKEWLIDQIESGKYEGLGWEDEDKSMFRIPWKHAAKKDYKQTEDAALFKAWAVYKGKYREGRDKADPTMWKTRLRCALNKSTDFREVPERNQLDITEPYKVYLIQHDNGPSRPAESPKIIDQVINQAKSSPRTPGLLDKQLPCQKESFYASKEEVKPLTDDLMREHMYCELTGAKTLNQRPAPAIFLIPTLTISDLRMQVTLLYQGQRVMNVTTRSPDGCFILQGRIPLGNSQIYGTCTAQQLCFPSPGSVSLPSCMAEAMNRLLCHLERGVLLWVAPDGVFIKRFCQGRVYWSGPMAQHTDRPNKLEREKTFKLLDIPTFLNELQKCLQGKGPSPSYEIELCFGEEYPDPNIPKTRKLIMVQVVPLFAAELLQRFNLVKVEETRPXFSPPTQRKRICKRTGGATRPQGSDEQYTSELLSLYSFPVIIMKDILRAEETIQSIV